A genomic stretch from Empedobacter stercoris includes:
- a CDS encoding DUF4407 domain-containing protein: MNGLQKFLIICSGSSFELLKKTPTDINKHIGIGGVILFTGILAALSAGYALNTVFDNIYAATGFGLLWGLMIFNLDRYIVTSMKKSGSLFRQFFIALPRILVAILLGIVISKPLELKIFEKEINKQLNVIVNRNKAELQKGIDARYAELGTPFLNERKEIYAQIDQLRAEYNTASTELEKEVVGTQTETTTGREGYGPNAKRKAELKKQKAAEIETYIQQSSPRLAEINKELDRLNVAKEKEIDAAKPTEENYNGFAARMQALDELSTTNAILGTAAIFIALVFISLETAPVLVKLIAPKGPYDFLLEKHEYSFKIFSQESIQIMDIKSEKRLKHELEKV; encoded by the coding sequence ATGAATGGACTACAAAAATTTTTAATCATCTGTTCGGGGAGTAGCTTTGAACTCTTGAAAAAAACACCTACTGATATAAACAAACATATAGGTATCGGGGGTGTCATCTTATTTACGGGGATTTTGGCTGCTTTGTCAGCGGGTTATGCCTTAAATACAGTTTTTGATAATATATATGCAGCAACTGGATTTGGATTATTGTGGGGATTGATGATTTTTAATCTTGACCGTTATATTGTAACCTCGATGAAGAAATCAGGGAGCCTTTTCCGTCAGTTTTTTATTGCTTTACCACGTATTTTGGTTGCCATTTTGTTAGGTATTGTCATTTCGAAACCGTTAGAATTAAAAATCTTCGAGAAAGAAATTAACAAGCAATTAAATGTTATTGTCAATCGAAATAAAGCTGAATTACAAAAAGGAATTGATGCACGTTATGCAGAATTAGGAACTCCTTTTTTGAATGAAAGAAAAGAAATTTACGCTCAAATTGATCAATTAAGAGCTGAATATAATACAGCTTCTACAGAATTGGAAAAAGAAGTTGTAGGAACACAAACAGAAACAACAACAGGTCGTGAAGGTTATGGGCCAAATGCCAAACGAAAGGCAGAATTGAAAAAACAAAAAGCTGCCGAAATCGAAACCTATATTCAACAATCTTCGCCTCGTTTAGCAGAGATTAACAAAGAATTAGATCGATTGAATGTTGCAAAAGAGAAAGAAATTGATGCGGCTAAACCAACGGAAGAAAATTACAACGGATTTGCAGCTCGTATGCAGGCTTTAGATGAATTATCTACAACAAACGCTATTTTAGGAACTGCCGCTATTTTTATTGCTCTTGTTTTTATTTCATTAGAAACAGCTCCTGTTTTAGTGAAATTAATCGCACCAAAAGGTCCATATGACTTTTTATTAGAAAAACACGAATACAGTTTTAAGATTTTTAGTCAAGAATCAATTCAGATTATGGATATCAAATCTGAAAAACGATTAAAACACGAATTAGAAAAAGTATAA
- the folP gene encoding dihydropteroate synthase, with protein MTINCNGRLIDFNEPKIMGILNTTPNSFYDGGRHHSIDLILEKVEKHLSEGADIIDIGGYSTKAGAENISEQEEIDRIAPIIEKIIEEYPELIVSIDTFRGNVARVAVKAGASIINDVSGWELDENMFDAIKELNVPYILMHMKGTPQTMQKNPEYNDITLEVNEYFSQKIAQLKAAKVNDIILDPGFGFAKTLNHNYELFSKIETLGFGEFPLLVGISRKSMIYNLFNSTPQEALNGTSILNMVALQKGAKILRVHDVKEAKETLQIFQKLNQK; from the coding sequence ATGACAATTAATTGTAATGGGCGTTTGATTGATTTCAACGAGCCAAAAATTATGGGAATTTTGAATACAACGCCAAATTCTTTTTATGATGGAGGGCGTCATCATTCGATCGATTTAATTTTAGAAAAAGTTGAGAAACATTTGTCCGAAGGTGCCGATATAATAGACATTGGTGGATATTCGACAAAAGCTGGAGCTGAAAATATTTCGGAGCAAGAGGAAATAGATAGAATTGCACCTATTATCGAAAAAATTATTGAAGAATATCCTGAACTCATTGTTTCGATTGATACATTTCGTGGAAATGTGGCGCGCGTAGCTGTAAAAGCTGGCGCTTCAATTATCAATGATGTTTCGGGATGGGAATTGGACGAAAATATGTTTGATGCCATCAAGGAATTAAATGTACCATACATTTTGATGCACATGAAAGGAACGCCACAAACAATGCAAAAAAATCCAGAATACAACGACATCACACTTGAAGTTAACGAATATTTTTCACAGAAAATCGCGCAATTAAAAGCTGCAAAAGTGAATGATATTATTTTGGATCCTGGGTTTGGATTTGCCAAAACATTGAATCATAATTACGAATTATTCAGTAAAATAGAAACGTTGGGATTCGGCGAATTTCCATTATTAGTTGGTATTTCAAGAAAATCGATGATTTATAATTTGTTCAACTCAACTCCTCAAGAAGCGCTCAACGGAACTTCTATTTTGAATATGGTTGCATTACAAAAAGGTGCAAAAATTTTGCGTGTGCATGATGTGAAAGAAGCAAAAGAAACCTTACAAATATTTCAAAAATTAAATCAAAAATAA
- a CDS encoding DUF1599 domain-containing protein, producing the protein MKNTSIQFKEIISVCRDLYTKKSQDYGPAWRVLRLPSLTDQIFIKINRIRTLQEATERLVDEDEEGEFIAIVNYSIMALIQLELGFADQPDLTDEQAIDLYDKYAIIAHDLMMKKNHDYGEAWRDMRVSSITDLIYQKVLRTKSIEDNKGKTIVSEGLDANYLDMINYSIFAMILINENKTS; encoded by the coding sequence ATGAAAAATACCTCAATTCAATTTAAAGAAATCATCTCAGTTTGTCGAGATTTATATACGAAGAAATCACAAGATTATGGTCCAGCTTGGCGTGTGCTGCGTTTGCCGTCGTTAACAGATCAAATTTTTATCAAAATAAATCGTATCCGTACGCTACAAGAAGCAACAGAACGTTTGGTAGATGAAGACGAAGAAGGTGAGTTTATTGCAATCGTCAATTATTCGATTATGGCATTGATTCAGTTAGAGCTTGGATTTGCAGATCAACCTGATTTAACAGATGAACAAGCAATTGATTTGTACGATAAATATGCGATTATTGCGCACGATTTGATGATGAAAAAAAATCATGATTATGGTGAAGCTTGGCGAGATATGCGTGTAAGTTCGATAACGGATTTAATTTATCAGAAAGTCCTACGCACAAAAAGTATCGAAGATAATAAAGGAAAAACGATTGTTTCTGAAGGTTTAGATGCAAATTATTTGGATATGATTAATTATTCGATTTTTGCAATGATTTTAATTAACGAAAATAAAACGTCATGA
- a CDS encoding BT_3928 family protein produces the protein MKYLVQFARIIVGVIFIISGFVKNVDPIGLSFKLEEYFSPTVLNIPFLESLSLPLATFFSIFEIVLGVLLLLGVWKRFTTISLLLTIIFFTFLTFYSAYFNKVTDCGCFGDALKLEPWTSFYKDVVLLVLIIILVVGQQYIKPLFVEKANYAINFMTILASAIIAYIGINHLPIIDFRPYAVGKDLIEGMKSPQELGLKPTTYKTIYTMKNNVDGKVVEIDDAQYIADDKWYKHGTPWIIEADKTRTIVEKKGYEPPIHDFSFDCNGIDKTSEILNAPKVIVFVVPFVEKVNEKQIEKLNILGKEASKYKGYRVVTVSNNPIKGLELENCFMDQTTMKTIIRSNPGVMILEKGTVKAKYHDNDFPSLNQLEDLF, from the coding sequence ATGAAATATCTTGTTCAATTTGCACGAATTATAGTTGGTGTCATTTTTATTATTTCTGGATTTGTAAAAAATGTAGATCCAATCGGATTAAGTTTCAAATTAGAAGAATATTTTTCGCCTACCGTTCTTAATATTCCTTTTTTAGAAAGTTTGAGTTTGCCTTTGGCAACATTTTTCTCAATTTTTGAAATTGTTTTAGGTGTATTGTTATTGCTTGGTGTTTGGAAAAGATTTACAACGATTTCTTTATTATTGACGATAATTTTCTTTACATTTTTAACATTTTATTCGGCTTATTTCAATAAAGTAACCGATTGTGGATGTTTTGGTGATGCTTTAAAATTAGAACCTTGGACATCGTTTTATAAAGACGTTGTGTTATTGGTGTTGATTATTATTTTGGTTGTCGGACAACAATATATCAAGCCGTTATTTGTTGAAAAAGCAAATTATGCAATCAATTTTATGACAATTTTAGCTTCTGCAATTATCGCTTATATTGGAATTAATCATTTGCCAATAATTGATTTTAGACCTTATGCAGTTGGAAAAGACTTGATTGAAGGAATGAAATCTCCACAAGAATTAGGTCTGAAACCAACAACATATAAAACTATTTACACGATGAAAAACAATGTTGATGGTAAAGTAGTCGAAATTGATGATGCGCAATATATTGCTGATGACAAATGGTACAAACACGGAACGCCTTGGATAATTGAAGCGGATAAAACACGAACTATTGTCGAGAAAAAAGGGTACGAACCTCCAATTCACGATTTTAGTTTTGATTGTAATGGCATTGATAAAACTTCTGAGATTCTAAATGCACCGAAAGTGATTGTTTTTGTAGTTCCTTTTGTTGAAAAGGTAAATGAGAAGCAAATTGAAAAATTGAATATTTTAGGAAAAGAAGCTTCTAAATATAAAGGATATAGAGTTGTTACGGTTTCAAATAATCCGATTAAAGGTTTGGAACTTGAAAATTGTTTTATGGATCAAACAACAATGAAAACAATTATTCGCTCTAATCCAGGTGTAATGATTTTAGAAAAAGGAACGGTGAAAGCGAAATATCATGACAATGATTTTCCTTCGCTTAATCAATTAGAAGATTTATTTTAA
- a CDS encoding ABC transporter permease, with translation MINYILNKIFYGFLTLFGVVTVVFLMFSVLPGDPARMMLDQKEDPEQLAQIRKNLGLDQPLWKQYAFYLNDLSPVSFHNIDETNTTYTSLSSDKYKYTKLVEFGTNEMVLKAPYLRESFQKQGKNVSTIIGETLPNTMVLAIAAIIIATIIGVALGIVSALMKDTWLDRMLLVITSFGMSIPSFFSAIIIAYIFAFLMHDITGLNMIGSLYEVDDLGEGKHLMLKNLILPAITLGSRPLAVFTQLTRNSLLEVLNQDYIRTAFAKGLSRKTVITKHALRNALNPVITAISGWFASMLAGSVFVEFVFGWNGLGKEIVNALNTLDLPIVMGAVLVIAVMFIVINILVDILYGILDPRVRIK, from the coding sequence GTGATTAATTATATTTTAAATAAAATTTTCTACGGATTTTTGACACTTTTCGGAGTTGTTACCGTTGTTTTTTTAATGTTTTCAGTACTTCCTGGGGATCCTGCTCGTATGATGCTTGATCAAAAAGAAGATCCAGAGCAATTGGCTCAAATTCGTAAGAATTTAGGTTTAGATCAACCTTTATGGAAACAATATGCGTTTTATTTGAATGATCTTTCGCCGGTTTCGTTTCACAATATTGATGAAACGAATACAACCTACACATCGTTAAGTTCAGATAAATACAAGTACACCAAATTAGTTGAGTTTGGAACAAATGAAATGGTGTTGAAAGCGCCCTATTTGCGAGAATCTTTCCAAAAACAAGGAAAGAATGTCAGTACAATTATTGGAGAAACGCTGCCCAATACAATGGTTTTAGCTATTGCTGCTATTATTATTGCAACTATAATTGGTGTTGCGTTGGGAATTGTTTCTGCTTTAATGAAAGATACGTGGCTTGATCGCATGTTATTGGTCATTACAAGTTTTGGTATGAGTATTCCTTCGTTCTTTTCGGCGATTATAATTGCATACATTTTTGCATTTTTGATGCACGATATTACGGGTCTTAATATGATTGGTAGTTTATATGAGGTAGATGATTTGGGAGAAGGGAAACATTTGATGTTGAAAAATTTAATTCTTCCTGCCATTACATTAGGATCGCGACCATTAGCAGTTTTTACACAATTAACACGAAATTCGTTGTTAGAAGTTCTGAACCAAGATTATATTCGAACTGCTTTTGCAAAAGGTTTGTCCCGTAAAACAGTGATTACAAAACATGCTTTACGCAATGCATTAAATCCAGTGATTACAGCTATTTCTGGTTGGTTTGCATCGATGTTGGCAGGTTCGGTTTTCGTAGAATTTGTTTTTGGATGGAATGGATTAGGAAAGGAAATTGTAAATGCTTTGAATACATTAGACTTACCAATTGTTATGGGAGCTGTTTTAGTGATTGCAGTCATGTTCATTGTGATTAATATTTTGGTTGATATTCTTTATGGAATTCTTGATCCACGCGTTCGCATAAAATAA